The Neodiprion virginianus isolate iyNeoVirg1 chromosome 5, iyNeoVirg1.1, whole genome shotgun sequence genome contains a region encoding:
- the LOC124304741 gene encoding mesoderm induction early response protein 1 isoform X5 has protein sequence MADQDYDMGPATEMMVTDFDDERTLDEEEALEGSEDSHNELSNLQKEGDMPLKDLLAMYGYGDPSTENSNSSDRMILPTTGCDEVDAQSSDKGDADEDADADADADDDEEDADPMGNEPDLKQFYTEMVKAEEAGTIDREGIGGSGSGGSSRLLRSVSRPQSEEEEDDCDYSPDEDEWKKTIMVGSDYQAAIPEGLCRYDDALPYENEDKMLWDPSHIPEEETEEFLERAQLSAARGSSIPAGSHVRDDEQALYLLLQCGYNLEEALRRRRMNVVPSTDAVSLWSEEECHNFETGLRTHGKDFHCIQKCKVKTRSVGELVQFYYLWKKTERHDIFTSKARIDKKKYSLHPGITRDYMDRFLEEQEGVRDRSSSPNNHCHHSVDGDSWSTSGGVDPLADTNNTSLQPPAVNSLTNSSGTLRHIEYTSHVIHEGPAEGSTSLWASRQHSNNQDGTVVESNEPSSPEIILPHLPP, from the exons gAAGGAGACATGCCGTTGAAGGATTTACTCGCCATGTACGGATACGGAGATCCATCAACGGAGAATTCCAACAGTTCGGATCGCATGATTCTACCAACAACGGGCTGCGACGAGGTTGACGCACAGTCCTCGGACAAAGGAGACGCTGACGAAGATGCGGATGCGGATGCTGATGCGGACGACGACGAGGAAGACGCAGACCCAATGGGCAACGAGCCGGACCTGAAGCAGTTTTATACAGAAATGGTGAAAGCTGAAGAGGCTGGCACGATAGACAGAGAAGGCATCGGGGGCAGTGGGAGCGGTGGATCGTCGAGACTTCTGCGAAGTGTTTCACGTCCTCAgagcgaagaagaagaggatgaCTGCGATTACAGTCCCGACGAGGACGAgtggaaaaaaacaataatggTGGGGAGCGACTACCAGGCTGCGATACCCGAAGGCCTCTGCCGCTACGACGACGCTCTCCCATATGAAAATGAAGATAAAATGTTATGGGACCCGAGCCATATACCGGAGGAAGAGACCGAGGAGTTTTTGGAACGCGCTCAACTTTCGGCTGCTCGGGGAAGTTCGATACCGGCTGGCTCGCATGTAAGGGACGACGAACAAGCTCTGTATCTACTTTTACAATGCGGATACAATTTGGAAGAGGCTCTGCGGAGGCGCAGAATGAACGTTGTTCCCTCTACGGATGCCGTCAGTTTGTGGTCCGAGGAAGAATGCCACAACTTTGAAACCGGACTTCGGACTCACGGAAAAGATTTTCACTGCATTCAAAAGTGTAAG GTGAAAACGAGATCGGTGGGAGAACTAGTACAATTCTATTATCTATGGAAAAAGACAGAAAGGCATGACATTTTCACTTCCAAGGCTCGCATAGACAAGAAGAAGTATTCTCTCCATCCCGGCATCAC CAGGGACTATATGGACCGTTTCCTGGAGGAGCAAGAGGGAGTTCGAGACCGTAGCAGTTCGCCGAACAATCACTGTCACCACAGCGTGGACGGGG ATTCGTGGTCGACCAGTGGAGGCGTGGATCCGCTGGCAGATACGAACAACACCTCGTTGCAGCCACCGGCTGTAAATTCCCTGACGAATTCCTCCGGCACGCTTCGTCACATCGAGTACACTTCCCACGTTATTCACGAAGGACCTGCCGAGGGAAGCACCTCGCTATGGGCGTCCAGACAACATTCTAATAACCAGGATGGAACCGTAGTGGAAAGCAACGAGCCCTCCTCccctgaaataattttacccCATCTGCCGCCTTAG
- the LOC124304741 gene encoding mesoderm induction early response protein 1 isoform X6: MADQDYDMGPATEMMVTDFDDERTLDEEEALEGSEDSHNELSNLQKEGDMPLKDLLAMYGYGDPSTENSNSSDRMILPTTGCDEVDAQSSDKGDADEDADADADADDDEEDADPMGNEPDLKQFYTEMVKAEEAGTIDREGIGGSGSGGSSRLLRSVSRPQSEEEEDDCDYSPDEDEWKKTIMVGSDYQAAIPEGLCRYDDALPYENEDKMLWDPSHIPEEETEEFLERAQLSAARGSSIPAGSHVRDDEQALYLLLQCGYNLEEALRRRRMNVVPSTDAVSLWSEEECHNFETGLRTHGKDFHCIQKCKVKTRSVGELVQFYYLWKKTERHDIFTSKARIDKKKYSLHPGITDYMDRFLEEQEGVRDRSSSPNNHCHHSVDGDSWSTSGGVDPLADTNNTSLQPPAVNSLTNSSGTLRHIEYTSHVIHEGPAEGSTSLWASRQHSNNQDGTVVESNEPSSPEIILPHLPP; this comes from the exons gAAGGAGACATGCCGTTGAAGGATTTACTCGCCATGTACGGATACGGAGATCCATCAACGGAGAATTCCAACAGTTCGGATCGCATGATTCTACCAACAACGGGCTGCGACGAGGTTGACGCACAGTCCTCGGACAAAGGAGACGCTGACGAAGATGCGGATGCGGATGCTGATGCGGACGACGACGAGGAAGACGCAGACCCAATGGGCAACGAGCCGGACCTGAAGCAGTTTTATACAGAAATGGTGAAAGCTGAAGAGGCTGGCACGATAGACAGAGAAGGCATCGGGGGCAGTGGGAGCGGTGGATCGTCGAGACTTCTGCGAAGTGTTTCACGTCCTCAgagcgaagaagaagaggatgaCTGCGATTACAGTCCCGACGAGGACGAgtggaaaaaaacaataatggTGGGGAGCGACTACCAGGCTGCGATACCCGAAGGCCTCTGCCGCTACGACGACGCTCTCCCATATGAAAATGAAGATAAAATGTTATGGGACCCGAGCCATATACCGGAGGAAGAGACCGAGGAGTTTTTGGAACGCGCTCAACTTTCGGCTGCTCGGGGAAGTTCGATACCGGCTGGCTCGCATGTAAGGGACGACGAACAAGCTCTGTATCTACTTTTACAATGCGGATACAATTTGGAAGAGGCTCTGCGGAGGCGCAGAATGAACGTTGTTCCCTCTACGGATGCCGTCAGTTTGTGGTCCGAGGAAGAATGCCACAACTTTGAAACCGGACTTCGGACTCACGGAAAAGATTTTCACTGCATTCAAAAGTGTAAG GTGAAAACGAGATCGGTGGGAGAACTAGTACAATTCTATTATCTATGGAAAAAGACAGAAAGGCATGACATTTTCACTTCCAAGGCTCGCATAGACAAGAAGAAGTATTCTCTCCATCCCGGCATCAC GGACTATATGGACCGTTTCCTGGAGGAGCAAGAGGGAGTTCGAGACCGTAGCAGTTCGCCGAACAATCACTGTCACCACAGCGTGGACGGGG ATTCGTGGTCGACCAGTGGAGGCGTGGATCCGCTGGCAGATACGAACAACACCTCGTTGCAGCCACCGGCTGTAAATTCCCTGACGAATTCCTCCGGCACGCTTCGTCACATCGAGTACACTTCCCACGTTATTCACGAAGGACCTGCCGAGGGAAGCACCTCGCTATGGGCGTCCAGACAACATTCTAATAACCAGGATGGAACCGTAGTGGAAAGCAACGAGCCCTCCTCccctgaaataattttacccCATCTGCCGCCTTAG
- the LOC124304741 gene encoding mesoderm induction early response protein 1 isoform X2, giving the protein MADQDYDMGPATEMMVTDFDDERTLDEEEALEGSEDSHNELSNLQKEGDMPLKDLLAMYGYGDPSTENSNSSDRMILPTTGCDEVDAQSSDKGDADEDADADADADDDEEDADPMGNEPDLKQFYTEMVKAEEAGTIDREGIGGSGSGGSSRLLRSVSRPQSEEEEDDCDYSPDEDEWKKTIMVGSDYQAAIPEGLCRYDDALPYENEDKMLWDPSHIPEEETEEFLERAQLSAARGSSIPAGSHVRDDEQALYLLLQCGYNLEEALRRRRMNVVPSTDAVSLWSEEECHNFETGLRTHGKDFHCIQKCKVKTRSVGELVQFYYLWKKTERHDIFTSKARIDKKKYSLHPGITDYMDRFLEEQEGVRDRSSSPNNHCHHSVDGGKRHQRSSISSAINESDTKHIDSWSTSGGVDPLADTNNTSLQPPAVNSLTNSSGTLRHIEYTSHVIHEGPAEGSTSLWASRQHSNNQDGTVVESNEPSSPEIILPHLPP; this is encoded by the exons gAAGGAGACATGCCGTTGAAGGATTTACTCGCCATGTACGGATACGGAGATCCATCAACGGAGAATTCCAACAGTTCGGATCGCATGATTCTACCAACAACGGGCTGCGACGAGGTTGACGCACAGTCCTCGGACAAAGGAGACGCTGACGAAGATGCGGATGCGGATGCTGATGCGGACGACGACGAGGAAGACGCAGACCCAATGGGCAACGAGCCGGACCTGAAGCAGTTTTATACAGAAATGGTGAAAGCTGAAGAGGCTGGCACGATAGACAGAGAAGGCATCGGGGGCAGTGGGAGCGGTGGATCGTCGAGACTTCTGCGAAGTGTTTCACGTCCTCAgagcgaagaagaagaggatgaCTGCGATTACAGTCCCGACGAGGACGAgtggaaaaaaacaataatggTGGGGAGCGACTACCAGGCTGCGATACCCGAAGGCCTCTGCCGCTACGACGACGCTCTCCCATATGAAAATGAAGATAAAATGTTATGGGACCCGAGCCATATACCGGAGGAAGAGACCGAGGAGTTTTTGGAACGCGCTCAACTTTCGGCTGCTCGGGGAAGTTCGATACCGGCTGGCTCGCATGTAAGGGACGACGAACAAGCTCTGTATCTACTTTTACAATGCGGATACAATTTGGAAGAGGCTCTGCGGAGGCGCAGAATGAACGTTGTTCCCTCTACGGATGCCGTCAGTTTGTGGTCCGAGGAAGAATGCCACAACTTTGAAACCGGACTTCGGACTCACGGAAAAGATTTTCACTGCATTCAAAAGTGTAAG GTGAAAACGAGATCGGTGGGAGAACTAGTACAATTCTATTATCTATGGAAAAAGACAGAAAGGCATGACATTTTCACTTCCAAGGCTCGCATAGACAAGAAGAAGTATTCTCTCCATCCCGGCATCAC GGACTATATGGACCGTTTCCTGGAGGAGCAAGAGGGAGTTCGAGACCGTAGCAGTTCGCCGAACAATCACTGTCACCACAGCGTGGACGGGGGTAAGCGACATCAGAGATCGAGCATTAGCTCGGCGATAAACGAAAGTGACACCAAGCATATAGATTCGTGGTCGACCAGTGGAGGCGTGGATCCGCTGGCAGATACGAACAACACCTCGTTGCAGCCACCGGCTGTAAATTCCCTGACGAATTCCTCCGGCACGCTTCGTCACATCGAGTACACTTCCCACGTTATTCACGAAGGACCTGCCGAGGGAAGCACCTCGCTATGGGCGTCCAGACAACATTCTAATAACCAGGATGGAACCGTAGTGGAAAGCAACGAGCCCTCCTCccctgaaataattttacccCATCTGCCGCCTTAG
- the LOC124304741 gene encoding mesoderm induction early response protein 1 isoform X3, translating into MADQDYDMGPATEMMVTDFDDERTLDEEEALEGSEDSHNELSNLQKDLLAMYGYGDPSTENSNSSDRMILPTTGCDEVDAQSSDKGDADEDADADADADDDEEDADPMGNEPDLKQFYTEMVKAEEAGTIDREGIGGSGSGGSSRLLRSVSRPQSEEEEDDCDYSPDEDEWKKTIMVGSDYQAAIPEGLCRYDDALPYENEDKMLWDPSHIPEEETEEFLERAQLSAARGSSIPAGSHVRDDEQALYLLLQCGYNLEEALRRRRMNVVPSTDAVSLWSEEECHNFETGLRTHGKDFHCIQKCKVKTRSVGELVQFYYLWKKTERHDIFTSKARIDKKKYSLHPGITRDYMDRFLEEQEGVRDRSSSPNNHCHHSVDGGKRHQRSSISSAINESDTKHIDSWSTSGGVDPLADTNNTSLQPPAVNSLTNSSGTLRHIEYTSHVIHEGPAEGSTSLWASRQHSNNQDGTVVESNEPSSPEIILPHLPP; encoded by the exons GATTTACTCGCCATGTACGGATACGGAGATCCATCAACGGAGAATTCCAACAGTTCGGATCGCATGATTCTACCAACAACGGGCTGCGACGAGGTTGACGCACAGTCCTCGGACAAAGGAGACGCTGACGAAGATGCGGATGCGGATGCTGATGCGGACGACGACGAGGAAGACGCAGACCCAATGGGCAACGAGCCGGACCTGAAGCAGTTTTATACAGAAATGGTGAAAGCTGAAGAGGCTGGCACGATAGACAGAGAAGGCATCGGGGGCAGTGGGAGCGGTGGATCGTCGAGACTTCTGCGAAGTGTTTCACGTCCTCAgagcgaagaagaagaggatgaCTGCGATTACAGTCCCGACGAGGACGAgtggaaaaaaacaataatggTGGGGAGCGACTACCAGGCTGCGATACCCGAAGGCCTCTGCCGCTACGACGACGCTCTCCCATATGAAAATGAAGATAAAATGTTATGGGACCCGAGCCATATACCGGAGGAAGAGACCGAGGAGTTTTTGGAACGCGCTCAACTTTCGGCTGCTCGGGGAAGTTCGATACCGGCTGGCTCGCATGTAAGGGACGACGAACAAGCTCTGTATCTACTTTTACAATGCGGATACAATTTGGAAGAGGCTCTGCGGAGGCGCAGAATGAACGTTGTTCCCTCTACGGATGCCGTCAGTTTGTGGTCCGAGGAAGAATGCCACAACTTTGAAACCGGACTTCGGACTCACGGAAAAGATTTTCACTGCATTCAAAAGTGTAAG GTGAAAACGAGATCGGTGGGAGAACTAGTACAATTCTATTATCTATGGAAAAAGACAGAAAGGCATGACATTTTCACTTCCAAGGCTCGCATAGACAAGAAGAAGTATTCTCTCCATCCCGGCATCAC CAGGGACTATATGGACCGTTTCCTGGAGGAGCAAGAGGGAGTTCGAGACCGTAGCAGTTCGCCGAACAATCACTGTCACCACAGCGTGGACGGGGGTAAGCGACATCAGAGATCGAGCATTAGCTCGGCGATAAACGAAAGTGACACCAAGCATATAGATTCGTGGTCGACCAGTGGAGGCGTGGATCCGCTGGCAGATACGAACAACACCTCGTTGCAGCCACCGGCTGTAAATTCCCTGACGAATTCCTCCGGCACGCTTCGTCACATCGAGTACACTTCCCACGTTATTCACGAAGGACCTGCCGAGGGAAGCACCTCGCTATGGGCGTCCAGACAACATTCTAATAACCAGGATGGAACCGTAGTGGAAAGCAACGAGCCCTCCTCccctgaaataattttacccCATCTGCCGCCTTAG
- the LOC124304741 gene encoding mesoderm induction early response protein 1 isoform X4 yields the protein MGPATEMMVTDFDDERTLDEEEALEGSEDSHNELSNLQKEGDMPLKDLLAMYGYGDPSTENSNSSDRMILPTTGCDEVDAQSSDKGDADEDADADADADDDEEDADPMGNEPDLKQFYTEMVKAEEAGTIDREGIGGSGSGGSSRLLRSVSRPQSEEEEDDCDYSPDEDEWKKTIMVGSDYQAAIPEGLCRYDDALPYENEDKMLWDPSHIPEEETEEFLERAQLSAARGSSIPAGSHVRDDEQALYLLLQCGYNLEEALRRRRMNVVPSTDAVSLWSEEECHNFETGLRTHGKDFHCIQKCKVKTRSVGELVQFYYLWKKTERHDIFTSKARIDKKKYSLHPGITRDYMDRFLEEQEGVRDRSSSPNNHCHHSVDGGKRHQRSSISSAINESDTKHIDSWSTSGGVDPLADTNNTSLQPPAVNSLTNSSGTLRHIEYTSHVIHEGPAEGSTSLWASRQHSNNQDGTVVESNEPSSPEIILPHLPP from the exons gAAGGAGACATGCCGTTGAAGGATTTACTCGCCATGTACGGATACGGAGATCCATCAACGGAGAATTCCAACAGTTCGGATCGCATGATTCTACCAACAACGGGCTGCGACGAGGTTGACGCACAGTCCTCGGACAAAGGAGACGCTGACGAAGATGCGGATGCGGATGCTGATGCGGACGACGACGAGGAAGACGCAGACCCAATGGGCAACGAGCCGGACCTGAAGCAGTTTTATACAGAAATGGTGAAAGCTGAAGAGGCTGGCACGATAGACAGAGAAGGCATCGGGGGCAGTGGGAGCGGTGGATCGTCGAGACTTCTGCGAAGTGTTTCACGTCCTCAgagcgaagaagaagaggatgaCTGCGATTACAGTCCCGACGAGGACGAgtggaaaaaaacaataatggTGGGGAGCGACTACCAGGCTGCGATACCCGAAGGCCTCTGCCGCTACGACGACGCTCTCCCATATGAAAATGAAGATAAAATGTTATGGGACCCGAGCCATATACCGGAGGAAGAGACCGAGGAGTTTTTGGAACGCGCTCAACTTTCGGCTGCTCGGGGAAGTTCGATACCGGCTGGCTCGCATGTAAGGGACGACGAACAAGCTCTGTATCTACTTTTACAATGCGGATACAATTTGGAAGAGGCTCTGCGGAGGCGCAGAATGAACGTTGTTCCCTCTACGGATGCCGTCAGTTTGTGGTCCGAGGAAGAATGCCACAACTTTGAAACCGGACTTCGGACTCACGGAAAAGATTTTCACTGCATTCAAAAGTGTAAG GTGAAAACGAGATCGGTGGGAGAACTAGTACAATTCTATTATCTATGGAAAAAGACAGAAAGGCATGACATTTTCACTTCCAAGGCTCGCATAGACAAGAAGAAGTATTCTCTCCATCCCGGCATCAC CAGGGACTATATGGACCGTTTCCTGGAGGAGCAAGAGGGAGTTCGAGACCGTAGCAGTTCGCCGAACAATCACTGTCACCACAGCGTGGACGGGGGTAAGCGACATCAGAGATCGAGCATTAGCTCGGCGATAAACGAAAGTGACACCAAGCATATAGATTCGTGGTCGACCAGTGGAGGCGTGGATCCGCTGGCAGATACGAACAACACCTCGTTGCAGCCACCGGCTGTAAATTCCCTGACGAATTCCTCCGGCACGCTTCGTCACATCGAGTACACTTCCCACGTTATTCACGAAGGACCTGCCGAGGGAAGCACCTCGCTATGGGCGTCCAGACAACATTCTAATAACCAGGATGGAACCGTAGTGGAAAGCAACGAGCCCTCCTCccctgaaataattttacccCATCTGCCGCCTTAG
- the LOC124304741 gene encoding mesoderm induction early response protein 1 isoform X1, which yields MADQDYDMGPATEMMVTDFDDERTLDEEEALEGSEDSHNELSNLQKEGDMPLKDLLAMYGYGDPSTENSNSSDRMILPTTGCDEVDAQSSDKGDADEDADADADADDDEEDADPMGNEPDLKQFYTEMVKAEEAGTIDREGIGGSGSGGSSRLLRSVSRPQSEEEEDDCDYSPDEDEWKKTIMVGSDYQAAIPEGLCRYDDALPYENEDKMLWDPSHIPEEETEEFLERAQLSAARGSSIPAGSHVRDDEQALYLLLQCGYNLEEALRRRRMNVVPSTDAVSLWSEEECHNFETGLRTHGKDFHCIQKCKVKTRSVGELVQFYYLWKKTERHDIFTSKARIDKKKYSLHPGITRDYMDRFLEEQEGVRDRSSSPNNHCHHSVDGGKRHQRSSISSAINESDTKHIDSWSTSGGVDPLADTNNTSLQPPAVNSLTNSSGTLRHIEYTSHVIHEGPAEGSTSLWASRQHSNNQDGTVVESNEPSSPEIILPHLPP from the exons gAAGGAGACATGCCGTTGAAGGATTTACTCGCCATGTACGGATACGGAGATCCATCAACGGAGAATTCCAACAGTTCGGATCGCATGATTCTACCAACAACGGGCTGCGACGAGGTTGACGCACAGTCCTCGGACAAAGGAGACGCTGACGAAGATGCGGATGCGGATGCTGATGCGGACGACGACGAGGAAGACGCAGACCCAATGGGCAACGAGCCGGACCTGAAGCAGTTTTATACAGAAATGGTGAAAGCTGAAGAGGCTGGCACGATAGACAGAGAAGGCATCGGGGGCAGTGGGAGCGGTGGATCGTCGAGACTTCTGCGAAGTGTTTCACGTCCTCAgagcgaagaagaagaggatgaCTGCGATTACAGTCCCGACGAGGACGAgtggaaaaaaacaataatggTGGGGAGCGACTACCAGGCTGCGATACCCGAAGGCCTCTGCCGCTACGACGACGCTCTCCCATATGAAAATGAAGATAAAATGTTATGGGACCCGAGCCATATACCGGAGGAAGAGACCGAGGAGTTTTTGGAACGCGCTCAACTTTCGGCTGCTCGGGGAAGTTCGATACCGGCTGGCTCGCATGTAAGGGACGACGAACAAGCTCTGTATCTACTTTTACAATGCGGATACAATTTGGAAGAGGCTCTGCGGAGGCGCAGAATGAACGTTGTTCCCTCTACGGATGCCGTCAGTTTGTGGTCCGAGGAAGAATGCCACAACTTTGAAACCGGACTTCGGACTCACGGAAAAGATTTTCACTGCATTCAAAAGTGTAAG GTGAAAACGAGATCGGTGGGAGAACTAGTACAATTCTATTATCTATGGAAAAAGACAGAAAGGCATGACATTTTCACTTCCAAGGCTCGCATAGACAAGAAGAAGTATTCTCTCCATCCCGGCATCAC CAGGGACTATATGGACCGTTTCCTGGAGGAGCAAGAGGGAGTTCGAGACCGTAGCAGTTCGCCGAACAATCACTGTCACCACAGCGTGGACGGGGGTAAGCGACATCAGAGATCGAGCATTAGCTCGGCGATAAACGAAAGTGACACCAAGCATATAGATTCGTGGTCGACCAGTGGAGGCGTGGATCCGCTGGCAGATACGAACAACACCTCGTTGCAGCCACCGGCTGTAAATTCCCTGACGAATTCCTCCGGCACGCTTCGTCACATCGAGTACACTTCCCACGTTATTCACGAAGGACCTGCCGAGGGAAGCACCTCGCTATGGGCGTCCAGACAACATTCTAATAACCAGGATGGAACCGTAGTGGAAAGCAACGAGCCCTCCTCccctgaaataattttacccCATCTGCCGCCTTAG